One region of Wyeomyia smithii strain HCP4-BCI-WySm-NY-G18 chromosome 3, ASM2978416v1, whole genome shotgun sequence genomic DNA includes:
- the LOC129728321 gene encoding uncharacterized protein LOC129728321: MNHENLVRLQECLEGKALELVSGQLLLPESVPRVTEKLRRHYGRPEQLLQEFLDQVNELEPPEPDNLNSFIPFGNTVEQLCEHLEAAGLRQHLVNPLLIKSLVAKIPDREKRDWVHYQRRNAAGEPTLRTLTDFLMEIVDDACAADVDVQPKLIHQSKGGAQFGREKPKEKGALFVHSEISNSGATVIDRGELKPCKVCRNTGHRLRHCERFKQMSYADRLRLVTREKLCNVCLNEHGGVCKFRIRCDVGDFRERHNALMHPVGNAMGMSAHIQSNSKIMFRMVPVQLRPAITVLAFLDEGASVTLIEKKLADQLGMVGVQEKLTIKWTADVTREEKDSRRMNLWASGVGVDASKLLLNGVRTVSKLMLPNQKLDSQELAAQYEYMRGLPIASYDGQPELLIGLNNTHSFAPLEAKAGFPVEPIAVRCKLGWTVYGSRHSANASLGEFLGYHREISNEDLHELLRRHYALEESVVILPQESAEDKRARAILEGTTKRIGNRFETGLLWVADEQRFPDSFPMALRRIRQLEKRLERNPKLHENVCKQIEEYQLRGYAHLATAEELTETPPDKVWYLPLNVVQNPKKPSKVRLVWDAAATVQGVSLNSQLLKGPDMLVPLIKVMIRFHQIKIRDEDKQAQRFVFRKTCDVSPSVYVMDVATFGSTSSPCSAQFVKNRNAEEFAARYSGAAAAIINRHYVDDYFDSVDTITEAVRLAKEVRFVHSKAGFEIRNWVSNWQEVLQGLGEEKPLAPVHFSQDKHTSNERVLGVIWDPVLDEFAFSTKHRAEVLPYLFQGKRPTKRLVASCVMGFFDPLGLLSPFTIHGKIIIQQLWRSKCDWDQEIDVRCWELWQRWTGLLPEVEAIRIPRCYLGCALTTEIESLEVHIFTDAS, translated from the exons ATGAACCATGAAAATCTGGTACGGTTGCAGGAATGTCTGGAAGGCAAAGCACTAGAGTTGGTATCCGGTCAGCTACTTCTGCCCGAATCGGTTCCGAGGGTAACCGAGAAGCTTCGACGGCATTACGGTCGTCCGGAGCAATTGCTCCAAGAATTCCTAGACCAAGTAAACGAACTAGAGCCGCCAGAACCGGACAATCTAAACAGTTTTATCCCGTTTGGAAACACAGTGGAGCAGCTCTGTGAACACTTGGAAGCGGCGGGACTTCGGCAACACCTCGTCAATCCGTTGCTCATCAAAAGCTTAGTGGCGAAGATTCCAGATCGGGAAAAGCGCGACTGGGTTCACTATCAAAGGAGGAATGCCGCAGGAGAGCCAACCCTACGAACACTGACGGATTTTTTAATGGAGATAGTGGACGATGCTTGCGCAGCGGATGTCGATGTACAGCCCAAATTGATACACCAGTCCAAAGGTGGTGCGCAGTTCGGAAGGGAAAAGCCGAAGGAGAAAGGTGCCTTGTTCGTCCACAGCGAAATTAGTAATTCTGGTGCCACTGTAATCGACCGCGGAGAACTAAAGCCTTGCAAAGTTTGCCGCAACACAGGTCATCGATTGCGACATTGTGAGCGCTTCAAACAAATGTCATACGCTGACCGTTTGAGGCTGGTAACTCGCGAAAAGCTGTGTAATGTGTGCCTGAATGAGCACGGTGGCGTGTGCAAATTCCGAATTCGCTGTGATGTTGGCGATTTCAGAGAGCGTCACAATGCATTGATGCACCCCGTTGGAAACGCGATGGGGATGAGTGCGCACATCCAGTCCAATTCTAAAATAATGTTCCGGATGGTACCAGTGCAGCT gagacccgcaATAACGGTGTTGGCGTTCCTTGATGAAGGTGCTTCGGTTACTTTGATTGAGAAGAAACTAGCAGACCAGCTCGGCATGGTCGGGGTACAAGAGAAGCTGACAATAAAATGGACTGCTGATGTCACACGCGAAGAGAAAGATTCGCGACGAATGAATTTGTGGGCGTCCGGCGTTGGAGTTGATGCGAGCAAGCTGCTGTTGAACGGCGTCCGAACTGTAAGCAAGCTTATGCTACCAAATCAGAAGTTGGACTCGCAAGAGCTAGCTGCGCAGTATGAGTACATGCGTGGGTTGCCGATAGCCTCTTACGACGGGCAGCCGGAGTTGCTTATCGGGCTGAACAATACACACTCGTTTGCTCCATTGGAAGCAAAGGCGGGTTTCCCTGTAGAACCAATCGCGGTCCGATGCAAGCTTGGGTGGACGGTTTATGGGTCACGACATTCCGCCAACGCATCGTTGGGAGAGTTTTTGGGATACCACCGCGAAATTTCCAACGAGGATCTGCATGAGCTATTGAGACGCCACTACGCTCTTGAAGAATCGGTCGTGATACTCCCTCAGGAATCAGCAGAAGATAAACGAGCACGGGCAATACTTGAAGGAACAACAAAACGGATTGGTAACAGGTTCGAAACCGGCCTACTATGGGTAGCAGATGAACAACGGTTTCCCGACAGTTTTCCAATGGCTCTGCGAAGAATAAGGCAGCTAGAGAAGCGATTAGAAAGGAATCCGAAGCTGCATGAAAACGTTTGCAAGCAGATAGAAGAGTATCAGCTAAGAGGATATGCGCATCTTGCTACCGCCGAGGAGTTGACGGAAACTCCGCCCGATAAAGTTTGGTACCTTCCGCTAAACGTTGTGCAAAACCCCAAGAAACCCAGCAAAGTAAGACTCGTGTGGGATGCTGCAGCTACTGTGCAGGGAGTTTCCTTGAACTCACAGCTGCTGAAAGGACCGGACATGCTGGTTCCGTTGATCAAAGTAATGATCAGGTTCCACCAAATTAAAATTCGCGATGAGGACAAACAAGCGCAGCGatttgttttccggaaaacctgCGACGTATCTCCGAGCGTTTACGTCATGGATGTTGCGACATTTGGGTCGACTAGCTCTCCATGCTCGGCCCAATTCGTTAAAAACCGGAATGCCGAAGAGTTCGCCGCCCGATATTCCGGAGCAGCTGCAGCGATTATAAATCGACACTATGTCGATGATTATTTCGACAGCGTCGACACGATTACCGAAGCAGTGCGGTTAGCAAAGGAGGTGCGATTCGTCCATTCGAAAGCGGGCTTCGAAATACGAAATTGGGTGTCAAACTGGCAAGAAGTGCTGCAAGGTTTGGGAGAAgagaagccgttggcgccggttcaTTTCAGTCAGGACAAGCACACCTCCAATGAGCGAGTGTTGGGAGTGATCTGGGATCCGGTGTTGGACGAATTCGCCTTTTCAACGAAGCACCGCGCAGAGGTTCTGCCGTATCTGTTCCAAGGAAAAAGACCAACGAAAAGACTCGTTGCCAGCTGCGTGATGGGGTTTTTCGATCCACTGGGGCTGCTATCACCGTTTACCATCCACGGCAAAATAATCATCCAGCAACTGTGGCGTTCCAAATGCGATTGGGATCAGGAGATCGATGTCAGGTGCTGGGAATTGTGGCAGCGCTGGACCGGCCTGTTACCGGAAGTGGAAGCAATTCGAATCCCACGATGCTATTTAGGCTGCGCGTTGACTACCGAAATCGAGTCTTTGGAGGTACACATCTTTACAGATGCTAGCTAA
- the LOC129728323 gene encoding inner centromere protein A-like, translating to MSDLPRESDPRSTAEREILDLTATPCGICGPSTCDEQMICCDSCMKWFHSRCVGVAEDSIPEKWYCQSKACQQQAQEYQKQYKEARKQARGKKTPDEFEKSSSTLRKSTSSVEQRMKELEERQKRQNEELEAEMRLQQMEKRMQREFEKKKLEMEIKLRAEEEEERRALQEEILQKKKMQIERMRANQRSFEQQMADLDKELNELSVIKTSKVIPALVEVVGGASIESKEKLPRLSGANINKPAEEEDTDDDFEDDYDEDSDRISQRSNPFSEGETSTLLQKKKEESLRAATMDWGRNDSGRRRPS from the coding sequence ATGTCGGACCTGCCCCGTGAATCCGATCCTAGATCTACAGCAGAAAGAGAGATTCTGGACTTGACAGCGACTCCGTGTGGGATCTGTGGCCCATCAACATGCGACGAACAAATGATTTGTTGCGACAGCTGCATGAAATGGTTTCATTCACGTTGCGTGGGAGTTGCTGAAGATTCAATTCCGGAGAAATGGTACTGCCAAAGCAAAGCTTGCCAGCAGCAAGCCCAGGAGTACCAAAAGCAGTATAAGGAAGCCAGAAAACAGGCTCGTGGCAAAAAAACCCCTGACGAGTTTGAAAAATCCAGCTCAACACTGCGCAAAAGCACCTCTAGCGTCGAACAGAGGATGAAGGAATTGGAGGAGAGGCAAAAGCGGCAGAACGAGGAGCTGGAGGCGGAAATGCGACTGCAGCAGATGGAGAAACGGATGCAGCGCGAGTTTGAGAAGAAAAAGTTAGAGATGGAGATCAAACTTCGCgccgaagaagaagaagaacgtAGAGCCTTGCAAGAAGAGATATTGCAGAAGAAAAAGATGCAGATTGAGCGGATGCGAGCAAATCAGCGCTCGTTTGAGCAGCAGATGGCTGATCTCGATAAAGAGCTTAATGAGCTTTCGGTCATCAAAACTTCCAAGGTGATCCCAGCGCTAGTAGAAGTTGTGGGCGGGGCTTCTATTGAAAGCAAAGAAAAACTTCCACGATTGAGTGGGGCGAATATAAATAAGCCGGCAGAAGAAGAGGACACCGATGACGATTTCGAAGATGATTACGATGAAGACTCAGATCGTATAAGTCAGCGTTCCAATCCGTTCAGTGAAGGGGAGACCAGTACtctgttacaaaaaaaaaaagaagagagCCTAAGAGCAGCCACCATGGACTGGGGCAGGAACGATTCGGGCCGACGAAGGCCCAGTTAG
- the LOC129727428 gene encoding uncharacterized protein LOC129727428, with protein sequence MRTKHFLLVLFTVIGTSLLLILLGPAGQQNDSIKSIVSQTHEQLRNLKNNLREASEHHPEMDPKYLAQLGFTQSIYNGTRSNFSVVTYALAGEVASTILYAQNIAAKLPMEQLLIYDLGLLEMDLHALQSFCNSSRCTVITYDVSTLPSYITDENMHAFRPIIIHDALARARTILFTENSVRLRGTDKELAALRSKTETGSGVMGWTTQQAVTSRTHPKMFDYFDTDADNFLFLPMVSLDFVFFVSTPTVNDKVMLPWVRCMLTPECLHPIGAQSGGCKYNKKPQYRYSGCHGYDTSAFNIILGLTFGFDESKYSTHEEPVSLYMVETLEQATKILENRRKNITDTSEHPFTDE encoded by the exons ATGAGAACGAAACACTTTTTGCTGGTGTTGTTTACAGTGATAGGAACCAGCTTGCTGTTGATATTACTTGGCCCAGCAGGTCAACAAAATGATTCGATTAAAAGTATCGTGTCACAGACGCATGAGCAACTGCGGAATCTAAAG AATAATCTTCGGGAGGCAAGTGAACATCATCCGGAGATGGATCCCAAATACTTGGCCCAACTTGGGTTTACCCAATCGATTTACAATGGGACACGATCCAACTTTTCCGTGGTCACATACGCACTCGCCGGTGAGGTTGCATCGACTATCCTCTATGCACAGAACATCGCGGCAAAATTGCCAATGGAACAACTGCTTATCTACGATCTCGGCCTGTTAGAGATGGATTTGCACGCGTTACAGTCGTTTTGCAACAGCTCTCGCTGTACTGTGATAACCTACGACGTTAGCACGCTGCCTTCGTATATAACCGATGAGAATATGCATGCTTTTCGACCAATCATCATTCACGATGCACTAGCTCGAGCTCGCACGATTCTGTTTACTGAAAACAGTGTTCGCTTGCGGGGTACCGACAAAGAACTTGCAGCTTTGCGATCGAAGACTGAAACCGGCAGCGGAGTCATGGGTTGGACCACACAGCAGGCTGTAACCAGTCGAACTCATCCGAAAATGTTCGACTATTTCGACACGGATGCGGACAACTTTCTGTTTCTACCGATGGTTTCGCTAGATTTCGTGTTCTTCGTTAGTACCCCGACCGTCAACGATAAAGTCATGCTGCCATGGGTACGCTGCATGCTAACGCCCGAGTGTTTGCACCCTATAG GTGCGCAGTCAGGtggttgcaaatataacaaaaaacctcAGTATCGCTACTCGGGATGCCACGGTTACGATACTTCCGCGTTCAACATCATTCTTGGACTAACTTTTGGTTTCGACGAAAGCAAATATTCCACTCACGAAGAACCGGTCAGCTTGTACATGGTGGAAACCCTCGAACAAGCTACCAAGATTCTCGAGAACCGACGGAAAAACATCACCGACACATCCGAGCATCCCTTCACGGACGAATAA